The Vanessa atalanta chromosome 4, ilVanAtal1.2, whole genome shotgun sequence genome segment AGTAAAACTTCTTAATCCAAATAaggtatttaaatcataaagatTCTTTTTTGGTAATAACCGTGAACTTTGATTAAAATTCACGTTGCGCCATGCATCACGAATATAAATGCGATGTTGACATTAAAACTGGTGAGGCTGGTACGAATCGTGTCTGacgctaaattaaaattaacagtaggtatattataaatattccacttctgggctaaaacctcctttaaggagaaggtttctGAACTGATCCAACTACACGGCGCGGTTCAGTGGAAACGGTGGTGGTGCAAATGTTATTTTGGAcacatcatttgttttttatcaaaatcgaaataaaaaataacgaaaaatgattaataaatacaccagtacacagaatatttatttattatttgttttattttataaatattatagttctgAAGTTAAAAATCCAATTCACTAAAATCTGCTATTTTTAATCCATGCGCgactctcttttatttttttaatcctccttttgcgcgggaaaacatcatgtattatattttaaagccatacgaatgacgttcggaaatcgattacacttttatgaaatcggatacaataacaaaatatgagtttattaaatatatcattataatataaatgtaactacataaataagtatttctaacatgattaatacatcttattaaataaatctatattatagtataaaatcttttaagatAGTATTGTTTACCGCAAACCGCATATGAAGCACACGTATATTAAAGTCAAAACAACCTGCAATTTGTGGCGACGGTAAATTAAGACAAAccgaaatcaatttattaaatcaataacagtaaatatttattcatattcaagTTAATAACAATAGTCATATAATCCGTATTGTTAACAATCAAACGATTGAGTCATTTATGATCAATAGAAATATCGaagccattatttttattgaatattttccttcatcgttTCATACCGTCGCCTCCTCGTGATCTGAATTtacaatttgatgaaattcgtagatcaatgaaatatatttccttttgaataaatatttctagcGTTCAAtagtcaaatattgttttatttagtgGACTTATTGtatgagtaaaataataaaactacccGACAGGAGCGAAGCTTTTCTTCTAATTCTTCGCAaagaatgaaatttaaaatatcaaagctATCGAAATATATGttccaagaaatatttttaaatgttaattgagttttaatttctttaatataaaaattattttaccaaaataattcAGACAATATTCTACCAGTACGCGCAGCCAAACTAACGAAATACCATCGTTCGTTTCacatttatcattatcatttttcATATTCAACCAATTCGAATAGGTATTTTaccaataataactattaaatgaCTACAActgataaacaatattttaacagaCACAGACAGACGACAGCATGAGCTTCCAAtttagttacaataaataaaaaaaatgatattacctagtaataaaaatatacatacacatgcAAATCAATAacgtaaatcaaaataataaaaaacatacgaaAGTCGTATAACATAGTCTGTATAGAAGGTACTCTAAGAAAAAATGGCACAAAACTGCTCTTCAACAACGTTGCAAATTTTTGTGTAAGACTTGTACATCCAAATTTTCACAAATGatacttattatgtattatttctcAATTTTCCAGGTTCTAGATGAGTATAATCCAGATTACAAATTATCCGTTGAAGTATATTGTGCACTTACTCTGGTACCACTTGTATTGATTTGTCAAATACGAAATCTTAAATGGCTGGTTCCATTCTCCGCACTGGCCAATGTCTTCCTCGTCATATGCTTTGCGATTACCATGTACTACATATTCACCGATCTACCCAACCCTGCTGAGAGGAAAATGGTTGCTAGTGTCACGCAATGGCCTCTTTTTATGAGGTAAATACGTCTTTCACGgtcaaataattgattaaatattttaagatatttatttttaatataaagtgttatgtaaaaattgtataaagtgttaaaataatataaagtttattgattaaaactattaatcGAAATATGATACGATTTTTTCTAGTACGGTGATTTTTGCCATGGAAGGAATTGGAGTTGTAATGCCAGTTGAAAATGAGATGGCTAAGCCACAACAGTTCCTCGGATGTCCTGGAGTACTGAATGTAGCGATGACTATCGTTATTTCTTTGTATGGCATAGTTGGATTCTTCGGCTATATCAAATTTGGAGAATCCGTTCGTGGTAGTGTCACGCTAAATCTTCCACAGGATGAAATGtaagttgtttttaattataaagattaaaatttaattaaaactttgtacATGACACATTTTTCTTGACATAACTATTGATTCCAAAAGATTGTCAAAATCTATCCTTAGATCTTAGATAATGATAACAAAGTCTTTTaattgacattatatttattatatatttttttgcgcttCAGATTGGCACAGAGTGCAAAGATCTTGATGGCGCTGTCTATCCTCTTCACGTACAGCTTACAATTCTACGTGCCCATGGAAATGATCTGGCGACAAATCCACGACAAAATCGCTGTAAAGTATCATGAAATTACTCAAATAAGCATCAGAACAACAGCTGTGATTGGATCTGGTAATAATAACTCTcgtgtgaatattttttatgatcaaaatttataatacttggaACTGTTTGTGTTACATTTGGGCCTAAAAATCGATAAAGTCTTTATCCAAATACTGACTTACAATACAAAGCGTTACCATCTGGTATTAGGAGTAAATATAAGTTTGTATATCATGAAAATCACTTTAAGCTTTTAAGGTTCAAGTAattcatttaaactaaaataaatgagcATTACAtcggaaaacaaaatattatctatgaGACGTTTTGCCAGCGAGTAAATACGccaacaaatataatttgattaaattttaattattgcaacTATTCCTGTGTTTTATACTTCTCTGTTCTTATCTGAACTTGTTTCAATGAGGTTGACTAATTAACAATTATCATTCCAGTTGCCTTGGCCGCAGCCTTTCCGGACTTGGAACTCTTCATCAACTTATCCGGTGCAATCTTCCTCTCCAGTCTCGGTCTGCTTACTCCAGCAATCGTCGATACAGTACACAATTGGGATAGAGGTCTTGGGAAATTCAATTGGATTCTTTGGAAGAACATTTTCATCTCTATTATCTCATTTATAGCTCTCTTCGCGGGTTCTTATGTATCTATAATAAGTAtggttgaaaaatataattcagcAGCAATGATCGATATAGGAGCTAACATGACAAgtttaagcacgtgaaaattacTTCAATCGTCAgacaatagataaaaaaaaaacgtcaattacaaaataatgtgataatatttcaaacaattgaATTTGTGATAGGTTtctctgttttatttaatattagcctCGAATAAAAGTAcacaaaataatcttataaatacaagtattttaaaaatatattaatcttaaatacaaaatataattttaatgcattttgtatatattttaaaaagacaaaGAGAAAGTTGaacttttctttaataaatctaaatatgtttaagaatattttataataatgacaatGGCTGAAATGACAAAACGTAAGTTTACTTTACACATTGACATATaagtacacacatatatatatatcgatgcTTTTAgcaattagttatataaattagaatattaataattccagtTTATGTTCCGCTgagtttatgatataataagctatgtaaataattacttaataattaaaaactttaatgatACAAATGATTTATCACTTTCTGTAgcctttttcatttttaaataaataatattaattagtattattaagaacaaacaatgtattttactaaaacaaaaaatgaaaatcattttgaaaattgtttcatttgaaTTTGAAGTTTGGTTCTGTATTGTAAttctcaatttaaaaacaaatgatttatatgatataagctatggtttcttaatttattgtgaaatataGTTGTTTGATGAATAACCTTTGCATTCCCGAAACGgtcacaaaataataattattgtgatatttatataagaagacaaatagataaaataaattatttcagtgaacactttgttttttttttaatggcaagTTATGGAGAGAGGCGTATTTCATACTAGTATGTGGTGAGCGGGTTCCGTATCGGACCAATAAACTGCAACCTACAAAGATTTCCGTTTATTCGCTGCGCTTCGTAGCCAAAAACTATCAAAGCCCTATTAATCAGTCAGCAAAATTtatctgatttttttattaattagttgataaatcatattatacataaaatatcatttctaaatttaattatgtttattcaacatttaaaagtattacgcttttttattgattccaaattcaaaattctaccaccggttcggaaataagcACGGCAGACCTgaggaaattattaatttgtctttagAACCCTCCCATCGGAATAAACTATACACATCAGATACTATTTAttggatttattaaaatataaaaatagcttacaaagaattacgattcaaagagaaataagtaacttaaaaactttatagCAATTCAGGATCTGGAAAACGTTGCTCCGTACGCTTTATAAGGTAACTGGTTATTATTActgaataaattgaaaataacataaagTTAAGGGAGTTGCTCGATTTCTGAAAAGTTAGTAGGaaaaattggaaatatttttacactgaatataaaattttatttattgcttacaTCTGAGAAATATAATGATCACTTAAATCGTCTCATATATTCTAATCGGTTCGAAATCAAAATCTACAATATCAGAcatttaaagtacaaaaaaacaTCTTTGAATTAGCCGCCGGTGTCTCAGGCACAATTTGTAATACTTACACCTAATAGCAATGTTAACCAATTCACAGAATAGTAATTAGTTGTTTCGTTACGTCGGAGATAAACACAGTTGCCCCTCTGTCATTCAATAGGTGTTACACAACCGAGCAAGTATCAATAGATCTTATTGATAGTTGCTTTCGAATTGTACTGATGCCCTTATTATTCCGaagtttacaaacaaaataacgcaatcaatttaaaaacaaatttgaataaaataataatacattcataCTTTTCAATTTGTAAGCATACCTTGAGCGTAAATTGAACCACGGGCTTTATGAAGGCAATCGAAAGGAAACTAAGACCTTCATTTACAGAACAAGTCAAGGTTTGTTCTGTGAAGTATGCGAATGGTTATAACAATCTAGAAAATTCGATGTTTAAAACGATTACTTACATCGGTAACTTGTATTTATacgtttctatatatataacttatagtaCTCGTAATAAAAACCTTCTTGCATCAAAAATGTTACACACAAAAAACGCTGAACCCTAATTCGAATCCTGCACGAAACGTACCCaaaaacgtaaaattttataaatttccttttactgaagaagaaaatattcattaatgaTTGAACCTAGTGTTACTTTATATGCATGCGTTGGTCAAATAccgtaaattaatttcaaacaagcaataaaaaccatattttggttatttattacagaaaacAGCGAAGTTTTGGGTATGATTTTAACATGTTGATAGCTGAAAAAGATTAAAtcgatgtattttataatattaaaaatctcgaacaaataaactataatcGCTTATTGTCAGAATCAGTGTCATCTCCagatgattaataaatttaagaccaataagataaatatactaaaatcccttaaaaatattaccattttGAGCATAACAACATGGAACATCTATTATTCGTATCGACTATAACACAATGAGGATTAAAATCGATTCTCGTTTACAATTCGATTCATTGGGTCTTCATTgctattgtatattttaggCTGTGCTAAGAGTGACAGGTTTGAGCTCACtccaaataatattgatattctaTTTATCTCATGGATCGTTAGTTTCATATCATTTTGTGtgtgtcgattttgtaagtacATATCAACAATATGTGAGTTGTTACAAACGAAAATGAAAGTCTGCGACTTTTATctcaaaactttttaattaagatatatttgtaaaattaatttatttgatgtaatatcattacatttaaaaaagtctCATAGctcgaaaaaaaaaccttgatctaagaagaaccggcgaaaataaatcagaagaatttttttcttaagtcTGTCCGACTTTTTGGGTCAAGtcttattactatttacaatttttagtaTGAGAAAAAATAGGACATTCTCATGCTACTtttgaaataaagataaaattaaataaataatattattttgcttgaTATGTCATTTACTTGGTAGTGAGGCTTTGTGTAAACCCCTCGGGATAAGCACCGCTCACGGATTGTtatgttcaggtttgaagggtaagtgagccactAACTGTAAACTACAGTCGCAAAGAACATCATTGTTCTCCAGAACACATT includes the following:
- the LOC125077630 gene encoding proton-coupled amino acid transporter-like protein pathetic is translated as MGQDEKKGTIVLDNFNSTTNLATNPGFHSTLSLGSKEVINEKAYNPFEHRKVEHPNSTIGSLVHLLKSSLGSGILAMPAAFKNAGLAVGAFGTLIVGFICTHCVYVLVKTSQEVCVEAKKPSMGFAETCGAAFEFGPKRLRPWANFARTFIDYTLTCTYLAALCVYVVFIAENFKEVLDEYNPDYKLSVEVYCALTLVPLVLICQIRNLKWLVPFSALANVFLVICFAITMYYIFTDLPNPAERKMVASVTQWPLFMSTVIFAMEGIGVVMPVENEMAKPQQFLGCPGVLNVAMTIVISLYGIVGFFGYIKFGESVRGSVTLNLPQDEILAQSAKILMALSILFTYSLQFYVPMEMIWRQIHDKIAVKYHEITQISIRTTAVIGSVALAAAFPDLELFINLSGAIFLSSLGLLTPAIVDTVHNWDRGLGKFNWILWKNIFISIISFIALFAGSYVSIISMVEKYNSAAMIDIGANMTSLST